The proteins below come from a single Streptomyces tubercidicus genomic window:
- a CDS encoding alpha/beta fold hydrolase, which translates to MAPDATPAPFDRLEIQVGPHTYDALACGPADGEFVLLLHGWPEFADSWSAVLTALGAAGYRAVAVDQRGYSPRARPPRIADYAVPELVADALAFADSQGADRFHLVSHDWGGMVAWALAGAHPERLKSLTVLATPHPDALNRAAAEDSTQHHMLDYVRFFRRDDGAAEAALLADDAARLRAAYGGKVPAALVDGNVRRLSEPGALTATLNWYRAPESVISVPAGRITVPTLFLWGSEDVALGRGAAESTGEWVDGPYRFGILEGASHWLPEEVPGLVTPPILEHLAQYV; encoded by the coding sequence ATGGCCCCGGACGCGACCCCGGCACCCTTCGACCGCCTGGAGATCCAGGTCGGCCCGCACACCTACGACGCCCTGGCCTGCGGGCCCGCCGACGGGGAGTTCGTCCTGCTGCTGCACGGCTGGCCCGAATTCGCCGACTCCTGGAGCGCCGTGCTCACCGCCCTGGGCGCGGCCGGCTACCGCGCCGTCGCGGTCGACCAGCGCGGCTACTCACCACGCGCCCGCCCGCCCAGGATCGCCGACTACGCCGTGCCCGAACTCGTCGCCGACGCCCTCGCCTTCGCCGATTCCCAGGGCGCGGACCGCTTCCACCTCGTCTCGCACGACTGGGGCGGCATGGTCGCCTGGGCGCTGGCCGGCGCCCACCCCGAGAGGCTGAAGTCCCTGACCGTGCTGGCCACTCCGCACCCGGACGCGCTCAACCGCGCCGCCGCCGAGGACTCCACCCAGCACCACATGCTCGACTACGTCCGCTTCTTCCGCCGCGACGACGGCGCCGCGGAAGCCGCCCTGCTCGCCGACGACGCCGCCCGGCTGCGCGCCGCTTACGGCGGCAAGGTGCCCGCCGCCCTGGTCGACGGCAATGTCCGCCGGCTCTCCGAGCCGGGCGCGCTCACCGCCACACTGAACTGGTACCGCGCCCCCGAGTCGGTCATCTCGGTCCCGGCCGGCCGGATCACCGTCCCCACCCTCTTCCTGTGGGGCAGCGAGGACGTCGCCCTGGGCCGTGGCGCGGCCGAGTCGACGGGCGAGTGGGTGGACGGCCCGTACCGCTTCGGCATCCTGGAGGGCGCCAGCCACTGGCTGCCCGAAGAGGTCCCCGGCCTCGTCACGCCCCCCATCCTGGAGCACCTCGCACAGTACGTCTGA
- a CDS encoding TetR/AcrR family transcriptional regulator, translated as MSGKRTTRLPPDQRREQLVGIGLEMLADRSLDELSTDEVARRAGISRGLLFHYFDSKRDFYRAVVSAACDRFTAATEPDGSLEPVAWMRAFIAGFVAYVLEHRQAYLALVRGASGSHPAVTDIVGATRETLARRVCDGQRRLGMPDAPRLALASRAWMAFAEEAVVNWPAEEPGAQDELCAFIESSFVRLMGLPDRPGALTVAQA; from the coding sequence ATGTCCGGCAAGCGAACCACCCGCCTCCCGCCCGACCAGCGCAGGGAGCAGCTGGTCGGCATCGGCCTGGAGATGCTCGCCGACCGCTCCCTGGACGAACTGTCCACCGACGAGGTCGCCCGCCGGGCCGGCATCTCCCGCGGGCTGCTCTTCCACTACTTCGACTCCAAGCGCGACTTCTACCGCGCGGTGGTCAGCGCCGCATGCGACCGCTTCACCGCCGCGACCGAACCGGACGGCTCACTGGAGCCGGTCGCCTGGATGCGGGCCTTCATCGCCGGTTTCGTGGCCTACGTCCTGGAACACCGTCAGGCGTATCTCGCCCTGGTACGGGGTGCCTCCGGCAGTCACCCCGCCGTCACCGACATCGTCGGCGCGACCCGTGAGACCCTCGCCCGCCGGGTGTGCGACGGCCAGCGGCGGCTCGGGATGCCGGACGCCCCACGGCTCGCACTGGCCTCCCGCGCCTGGATGGCCTTCGCCGAGGAGGCGGTCGTCAACTGGCCCGCCGAGGAGCCCGGCGCCCAGGACGAGCTCTGCGCCTTCATCGAATCCAGCTTTGTGCGCCTGATGGGACTGCCGGACCGGCCCGGCGCGCTCACCGTCGCCCAAGCGTGA
- a CDS encoding GTP-binding protein, translating into MAFGRSERRRRSAAVEPVTLKILVAGGFGVGKTTLVGAVSEIKPLRTEERLTEAGRPVDDLDGVEAKTTTTVAMDFGRITVNEQLVLYLFGTPGQDRFWFLWDELARGALGAVVLADTRRLADSFSAIDYFERRGLPFTVAVNCFDGADRYPPQAVRDALDLDPEVPVVLCDARLKDSARDVLISVVEHARETGARRREPALP; encoded by the coding sequence ATGGCCTTCGGGCGTTCCGAGCGCCGCCGACGGTCCGCCGCCGTCGAACCGGTGACGCTCAAGATCCTGGTCGCGGGCGGTTTCGGGGTCGGTAAGACCACCCTGGTCGGCGCCGTCAGCGAGATCAAACCGCTGCGCACCGAGGAACGGCTCACCGAGGCGGGCCGCCCGGTCGACGACCTCGACGGTGTGGAGGCCAAGACCACCACCACCGTCGCGATGGACTTCGGACGGATCACCGTCAACGAGCAACTGGTCCTCTATCTCTTCGGCACCCCGGGCCAGGACCGCTTCTGGTTCCTGTGGGACGAGCTGGCGCGCGGTGCGCTCGGCGCCGTGGTGCTCGCCGACACCCGCCGGCTCGCGGACAGTTTCTCCGCGATCGACTACTTCGAGCGGCGCGGCCTGCCCTTCACCGTCGCCGTCAACTGCTTCGACGGCGCCGACCGCTATCCGCCGCAGGCCGTACGGGACGCTCTGGACCTGGACCCCGAGGTGCCCGTGGTGCTGTGCGACGCCCGGCTCAAGGACTCCGCACGCGATGTGCTGATCTCCGTCGTCGAGCATGCGCGGGAGACCGGCGCCCGGCGGCGGGAGCCCGCGCTGCCCTGA
- the glpK gene encoding glycerol kinase GlpK — MTERSGKTEKYVAAIDQGTTSSRCIIFDHGGAIVAVDQREHRQIFPKPGWVEHDATEIWSKVQAVVAGALAKAGLRADQLSALGITNQRETTVLWDRATGRPVHHAIVWQDTRTSQLCAELGGADGQDRFREATGLPLASYFSGPKAAWLLAEVPGLRARAERGEIAFGTIDSWLIWNLTGGPDGGVHVTDVTNAGRTMLMNLSTLQWDPAILSAMNVPAAILPEIRSSAEVYGTAVGQLQGVPVASALGDQQAAVFGQTCYGVGEAKNTYGTGSFLLLNTGNRPVPSKNGLLTTMGYQLGGEAPVYCLEGSIAVTGALVQWFRDQLGLISSAEEIEPLAASVPDSGGAYVVPAFSGLFAPYWRSDARGVITGLTGFVTKAHLARAVLEATSWQTREVVDAMYQDSGVRITQLKADGGMTANQLLMQHQADVLGVPVIRPVISETTCLGAAYAAGLATGVWQDLDELRSHWQRDTEWTPRMDGPTRDREFAQWRKAVERSFGWLAEDGSAAS, encoded by the coding sequence ATGACGGAGCGAAGCGGGAAGACCGAGAAATACGTAGCCGCGATCGATCAGGGCACCACGTCGAGCCGCTGCATCATCTTCGACCACGGCGGGGCGATCGTGGCCGTCGACCAGCGTGAGCACCGGCAGATCTTCCCCAAGCCGGGCTGGGTGGAGCACGATGCCACCGAGATCTGGTCGAAGGTGCAGGCGGTGGTGGCGGGCGCGCTCGCGAAGGCGGGGCTGCGCGCGGATCAGCTCAGTGCGCTGGGCATCACCAACCAGCGGGAGACCACGGTCCTGTGGGACCGGGCGACCGGCCGGCCGGTGCACCATGCGATCGTCTGGCAGGACACCCGTACGTCTCAGCTGTGCGCGGAGCTGGGCGGCGCGGACGGCCAGGACCGCTTCCGGGAGGCCACCGGACTGCCGCTGGCCAGCTACTTCTCCGGGCCGAAGGCGGCCTGGCTGCTGGCTGAGGTGCCGGGGCTGCGGGCCCGTGCCGAGCGCGGGGAGATCGCCTTCGGCACCATCGACTCCTGGCTGATCTGGAATCTGACCGGTGGCCCCGACGGTGGGGTGCATGTCACGGACGTGACCAACGCGGGCCGCACGATGCTGATGAATCTGTCCACGCTCCAATGGGATCCGGCGATCCTGTCGGCGATGAATGTACCGGCCGCGATCCTGCCGGAGATCAGGTCGTCGGCCGAGGTGTACGGCACGGCCGTGGGGCAGTTGCAGGGGGTGCCGGTGGCGTCCGCGCTCGGCGACCAGCAGGCGGCGGTCTTCGGCCAGACCTGCTACGGGGTCGGCGAGGCCAAGAACACCTACGGCACCGGCTCGTTCCTGCTGCTGAACACCGGCAACCGCCCGGTCCCGTCCAAGAATGGGCTGCTGACCACGATGGGCTACCAACTGGGCGGGGAGGCGCCGGTCTACTGCCTGGAGGGCTCCATCGCCGTCACCGGCGCCCTGGTGCAGTGGTTCCGCGATCAGCTGGGCCTGATCTCCTCGGCGGAGGAGATCGAGCCGCTGGCGGCGAGCGTCCCGGACAGCGGCGGGGCGTATGTCGTGCCGGCGTTCTCCGGTCTGTTCGCGCCCTATTGGCGCTCCGACGCCCGTGGTGTCATCACCGGCCTGACCGGCTTCGTCACCAAGGCGCATCTGGCGCGCGCCGTACTGGAGGCGACCAGCTGGCAGACCCGGGAGGTCGTGGACGCCATGTACCAGGACTCGGGCGTGCGGATCACCCAGCTGAAGGCCGACGGCGGGATGACCGCCAACCAGCTGCTGATGCAGCATCAGGCGGATGTGCTGGGGGTGCCGGTGATCCGTCCGGTGATCTCGGAGACCACCTGTCTGGGCGCGGCGTACGCGGCCGGTCTGGCGACCGGTGTCTGGCAGGACCTGGACGAACTGCGCAGCCACTGGCAGCGTGACACCGAGTGGACGCCGCGGATGGACGGGCCGACCCGCGACCGGGAGTTCGCCCAGTGGCGCAAGGCCGTGGAGCGGAGCTTCGGCTGGCTGGCCGAGGACGGCTCGGCGGCCTCGTAG
- a CDS encoding MIP/aquaporin family protein, whose translation MYSNGDIVVGEVIGTAILILFGAGVCAAVTLHYSKAKNAGWVVIAFGWGMAVLAGAYTAAPLSGGHLNPAVTLGSAVAGGTEWSKVPLYILAQMVGAVIGAVLAWALYYAQFAANAEQSKAQPTLGIFSTAPEIRKPAANLVTEIIATIGLVLPLLFFGQNKGIGIGPVPGGQAGIYGSGINVLLVALLVVGIGLSLGGPTGYAINPARDLGPRLVHALLPIPNKGSSDWSYSWIPVAGPLIGAVLSGLVHNAAF comes from the coding sequence ATGTATTCCAATGGGGACATCGTCGTCGGTGAAGTGATCGGCACCGCGATACTCATTCTCTTCGGCGCAGGTGTGTGCGCCGCCGTCACCCTGCACTACTCCAAGGCGAAGAACGCCGGCTGGGTCGTGATCGCCTTCGGCTGGGGCATGGCCGTACTGGCCGGCGCCTACACCGCGGCGCCACTGTCGGGCGGGCATCTCAACCCCGCGGTGACGCTGGGCTCGGCGGTCGCGGGCGGCACCGAGTGGTCGAAGGTGCCGCTGTACATCCTGGCGCAGATGGTCGGCGCGGTGATCGGGGCCGTACTGGCCTGGGCGCTGTATTACGCGCAGTTCGCGGCCAACGCCGAACAGAGCAAGGCCCAGCCGACGCTGGGGATCTTCTCCACCGCCCCGGAGATACGCAAGCCGGCCGCCAACCTGGTGACCGAGATCATCGCCACCATCGGTCTGGTGCTGCCGCTGCTGTTCTTCGGCCAGAACAAGGGCATCGGCATCGGCCCGGTCCCCGGCGGGCAGGCCGGGATCTATGGCTCCGGGATCAATGTGCTGCTCGTCGCGCTGCTGGTCGTCGGCATCGGGCTGTCGCTGGGCGGGCCCACCGGCTACGCCATCAACCCGGCCCGTGACCTCGGTCCGCGCCTGGTGCACGCCCTGCTGCCGATCCCCAACAAGGGTTCCTCGGACTGGAGTTACTCCTGGATCCCGGTGGCCGGTCCGCTGATCGGCGCGGTGCTGTCCGGGCTGGTCCACAACGCGGCGTTCTGA
- a CDS encoding IS110 family transposase: MDKRQAQVWAGIDAGKGHHWAAVVDETGATLWSKKIDNDESAILTALGEILDLADEVSWAVDICGTSSALLLALLAAHGQQAVYVPGRTVNRMSGAYHGEAKTDARDAYVIAETARHRRDFAVIGVPAQLAADLALLTAHRADLVADRVRMINRLRDVLTGVFPALERAFDYSSHKGALVLLTGYQTPAAIRRRGRARLTAWLANRSVRGADAVAATALEAAQAQQTALPGEDVAAQIVADLAAQILALDDRLKRIDKQIRETFRSHPQAEIIESLPGMGPILGAEFVVAAGDLAAYADAGHLASAAGLVPVPRDSGRRTGNLHRPKRYSRRLRRVFYMSAQTSIIREGPNRDFYLKKRGEGCKHVQAVIALARRRASVLWALLRDNRVFTPALPVAQQA; this comes from the coding sequence GTGGACAAGCGGCAGGCCCAGGTCTGGGCCGGCATCGACGCAGGCAAGGGCCACCACTGGGCGGCGGTGGTCGACGAGACCGGCGCGACCCTGTGGTCGAAGAAGATCGACAACGACGAATCGGCGATCCTGACCGCGCTCGGCGAGATCCTCGATCTGGCGGACGAGGTCTCCTGGGCGGTGGACATCTGCGGCACGTCCTCCGCGCTGCTGCTGGCCCTGCTCGCAGCCCACGGCCAGCAGGCCGTCTACGTGCCCGGCCGCACCGTCAACCGCATGTCCGGCGCCTACCATGGCGAGGCCAAGACCGACGCCCGCGACGCCTACGTCATCGCCGAAACCGCCCGCCATCGCCGCGACTTCGCCGTGATCGGCGTGCCGGCCCAGCTGGCCGCCGACCTCGCACTGCTGACCGCCCACCGCGCCGACCTCGTGGCTGACCGGGTGCGGATGATCAACCGCCTGCGCGACGTGCTGACCGGTGTCTTCCCCGCGCTGGAGCGGGCCTTCGACTACAGCAGCCACAAGGGCGCGCTGGTGCTGCTGACCGGCTACCAGACCCCGGCCGCGATCCGCCGCCGCGGCCGGGCCAGGCTGACGGCATGGCTGGCCAACCGCAGCGTGCGAGGTGCCGATGCCGTCGCGGCGACCGCGCTGGAAGCCGCCCAGGCCCAGCAGACCGCGCTGCCGGGCGAGGACGTCGCCGCGCAGATCGTGGCCGACTTGGCCGCACAGATCCTCGCCCTGGATGACCGGCTCAAGCGGATCGACAAGCAGATCCGCGAGACCTTCCGCAGTCATCCGCAGGCGGAGATCATCGAGTCCCTGCCCGGCATGGGCCCCATACTCGGCGCCGAGTTCGTCGTTGCCGCAGGTGACCTTGCTGCCTACGCGGACGCCGGCCATCTCGCTTCCGCGGCCGGGCTCGTGCCCGTCCCACGCGACTCGGGACGCCGGACCGGCAACCTGCACCGGCCCAAGCGCTACAGCCGCCGACTGCGACGGGTGTTCTACATGTCCGCGCAGACCAGCATCATCCGCGAGGGGCCGAACCGCGACTTCTACCTCAAGAAGCGCGGCGAGGGCTGCAAGCATGTCCAGGCCGTCATCGCTCTGGCTCGGCGACGGGCCAGCGTTCTGTGGGCTCTTCTGCGCGACAACCGGGTCTTCACCCCCGCCCTGCCCGTCGCGCAGCAGGCTTGA
- a CDS encoding lipid-transfer protein: protein MGAGGRRVFSHPRTTPSQDVAVLGAGMHPWGKWGRSFVEYGTKAAREALADAGLDWRAVQSIVGADTVRGGYPGYVAGATFARALGWQGARVTSVYAACASGAQAINTARAQILSGMVEVALVVGADAAPKGFFAPAGGDRPDDPDWLRFRVLGATNPAYFGLYARRRMARYGDTADDFARVKVKNSAAGAANPYARYRKQVTVQEVAASAVVADPLRLLDICATSDGAAALVLTSMDFARRHGVTDPVRVRAVSTATPRYPRTVLDLPDIATDSAAAVPEPETGFRASIAHSAYEEAGIGPEDLSLAEVYDLSTALELEWYEDLGLCGAGEGAKLLRDGATALGGRLPVNASGGLASFGEAVPAQAIAQVCELTWQLRGQAGARQVPGARVGVTANQGLFGHGSAVVVVR from the coding sequence ATGGGCGCGGGTGGGCGGCGGGTATTTAGCCACCCCCGAACCACCCCCAGCCAAGACGTAGCCGTGCTCGGCGCCGGTATGCACCCCTGGGGCAAGTGGGGGCGGAGCTTCGTCGAGTACGGGACCAAGGCGGCCCGGGAGGCGCTCGCGGACGCCGGGCTCGACTGGCGCGCCGTGCAGAGCATCGTCGGCGCCGACACGGTACGTGGCGGCTATCCCGGTTATGTGGCAGGCGCGACCTTCGCCAGGGCGCTGGGCTGGCAAGGCGCCCGGGTGACCAGCGTCTACGCGGCCTGCGCGTCGGGCGCCCAGGCCATCAACACCGCGCGGGCGCAGATCCTTTCGGGGATGGTGGAGGTGGCCCTGGTGGTGGGCGCCGACGCCGCGCCCAAGGGGTTCTTCGCCCCGGCGGGCGGCGACCGGCCCGACGATCCCGACTGGCTGCGGTTCCGGGTGCTGGGGGCCACCAACCCGGCGTACTTCGGGCTGTATGCGCGCCGCCGGATGGCGCGGTACGGCGACACGGCCGACGACTTCGCGCGGGTGAAGGTGAAGAACTCGGCGGCGGGCGCGGCCAATCCGTACGCCCGCTACCGCAAGCAGGTCACCGTACAGGAGGTCGCGGCCTCCGCCGTGGTCGCCGATCCGCTGCGGCTGCTGGACATCTGCGCCACCTCCGACGGTGCCGCGGCGCTGGTCCTGACCAGCATGGACTTCGCGCGCCGGCACGGTGTCACGGACCCGGTGCGGGTCCGCGCGGTCTCCACGGCCACCCCGCGGTATCCGCGGACCGTACTGGATCTGCCGGACATCGCCACCGACTCCGCGGCCGCCGTACCGGAGCCGGAGACCGGCTTCCGGGCGTCGATCGCGCACAGCGCCTACGAGGAGGCCGGAATCGGACCGGAGGACCTCTCGCTGGCCGAGGTGTACGACCTGTCCACCGCGCTGGAGTTGGAGTGGTACGAGGATCTGGGGCTGTGTGGCGCCGGTGAGGGTGCCAAGCTGCTGCGGGACGGTGCGACGGCCCTGGGCGGGCGGCTGCCGGTCAATGCCAGCGGTGGTCTGGCTTCCTTCGGCGAGGCGGTGCCCGCCCAGGCCATCGCCCAGGTCTGCGAGCTGACCTGGCAGCTGCGGGGGCAGGCGGGCGCACGGCAGGTGCCGGGGGCCCGGGTGGGGGTGACCGCCAATCAGGGGCTGTTCGGGCATGGGTCGGCGGTGGTCGTGGTGCGGTGA
- a CDS encoding ABC transporter ATP-binding protein produces the protein MTEAARTDARPAPTAAATPAVRLTAVTKEFGALRAVDGAELTIGKGEFFSLLGPSGSGKTTLLRLIAGFERPTSGRIELAGSDVTALPASRRDVHTVFQDYALFPHMTVEQNVAYALTVAGVRKSERLARARAALRTVRLDDHGARRPDRLSGGQRQRVALARALIDDPGLLLLDEPLGALDLQLRQEMQRELQRIQRATGVTFLLVTHDQEEALTLSDRLAVLDRGRIVQTGSPLEIYDRPATAFVAGFIGTTNLLRDQAAVRVIGAPGTYSLRPERIRIVAPDGSNGGPNGVPGGVPAPGERCVPGRVTEIAHVGAHTRVVVRLDAGDDQLTAVRLNSTDLPDAARPGAAVHLLWNAADAFPVPG, from the coding sequence GTGACCGAAGCCGCCCGTACCGACGCCCGTCCCGCCCCCACGGCAGCTGCGACGCCCGCCGTACGGCTCACCGCCGTCACCAAGGAATTCGGTGCGCTGCGTGCCGTCGACGGCGCCGAGCTCACCATCGGGAAAGGCGAGTTCTTCTCCCTCCTCGGCCCCTCCGGCTCGGGCAAGACCACCCTGCTGCGCCTGATCGCCGGCTTCGAACGGCCCACCTCGGGCCGCATCGAACTCGCCGGGAGCGACGTCACCGCACTTCCGGCCAGCCGCCGCGACGTCCACACCGTCTTCCAGGACTACGCGCTCTTCCCCCACATGACCGTCGAGCAGAACGTCGCCTACGCGCTCACCGTCGCCGGGGTGCGCAAATCCGAACGCCTCGCCCGCGCCCGCGCGGCACTGCGCACCGTACGCCTCGACGACCACGGTGCGCGCCGGCCCGACCGGCTCTCCGGCGGTCAGCGCCAGCGCGTAGCCCTGGCCCGTGCCCTGATCGACGATCCCGGGCTGCTGTTGCTCGACGAACCCCTCGGCGCGCTCGACCTCCAGCTGCGGCAGGAGATGCAGCGCGAACTCCAGCGCATCCAGCGCGCCACCGGTGTCACCTTCCTCCTCGTCACCCACGACCAGGAGGAGGCGCTGACGCTCAGCGACCGCCTTGCCGTGCTCGACCGCGGCCGTATCGTGCAGACCGGCTCGCCGCTGGAGATCTACGACCGTCCGGCCACCGCGTTCGTCGCGGGCTTCATCGGTACTACCAATCTGCTGCGCGACCAGGCCGCGGTCCGTGTGATCGGCGCCCCGGGCACATACAGCCTCCGCCCCGAGCGGATCCGGATCGTCGCTCCGGACGGCTCGAACGGCGGCCCGAACGGCGTCCCGGGCGGCGTCCCGGCACCGGGGGAGCGGTGTGTGCCCGGCAGGGTCACCGAGATCGCGCACGTCGGTGCCCACACGCGCGTGGTGGTCCGCCTCGACGCAGGCGACGACCAGCTCACCGCTGTGCGGCTGAACTCCACGGACCTGCCGGACGCCGCCCGTCCGGGCGCCGCGGTCCATCTGCTGTGGAACGCCGCCGACGCCTTTCCGGTGCCCGGCTGA
- a CDS encoding ABC transporter substrate-binding protein: MRNANPWKAAVTAGVLALAVACGSGGGGTHGGGAAEQKTVGKGEGRVDIIAWAGYAEDGSNDPKADWVHPFEKQTGCKVNTKTAGTSDEMVSLMKTGQYDTVSASGDATLRLIAAGDVAPVNTRLVPNYRDIFSGLKMRPFNSKDGKMYGIPHGRGANLLMYRTDKVSPAPDSWKAVFDGAAKYAGKVTAYDSPIYIADAALYLMKTRPALGIKDPYALDRTQLDAAVALLKKQRQQIGEYWSDYQKEVTAFKGGDSVVGTTWQVIANTAAAEKAPVKAVLPKEGATGWSDTWMVSAKAAHPNCAYKWLNWIVSPKVNAQVAEYFGEAPANAKACKETADPRHCAVYHADDESYYRRVHFWTTPVPQCLDGRRNVKCTDYAEWTRAWTEIKG, translated from the coding sequence ATGCGTAACGCGAATCCGTGGAAGGCCGCAGTGACGGCCGGGGTCCTGGCGCTGGCCGTCGCCTGCGGCTCCGGCGGCGGCGGAACGCACGGCGGGGGAGCCGCCGAACAGAAGACCGTCGGCAAGGGCGAGGGCCGCGTCGACATCATCGCCTGGGCCGGATATGCCGAGGACGGCTCCAACGACCCCAAGGCCGACTGGGTGCACCCCTTCGAGAAACAGACCGGCTGCAAGGTCAACACCAAGACCGCCGGGACCTCCGACGAGATGGTCTCGCTGATGAAGACCGGCCAGTACGACACCGTGTCCGCCTCCGGCGACGCCACTCTGCGGCTGATCGCCGCCGGGGACGTGGCGCCCGTCAACACCCGTCTGGTGCCGAACTACCGCGACATCTTCAGCGGCCTGAAGATGCGCCCGTTCAACTCCAAGGACGGGAAGATGTACGGCATCCCGCACGGCCGCGGCGCCAATCTGCTGATGTACCGCACCGACAAGGTCTCCCCGGCTCCCGACTCCTGGAAGGCCGTCTTCGACGGCGCGGCGAAGTACGCGGGCAAGGTCACCGCCTACGACTCGCCCATCTACATCGCCGACGCCGCCCTCTACCTGATGAAGACCCGTCCCGCACTCGGCATCAAGGACCCGTACGCCCTGGACCGCACCCAACTCGACGCCGCAGTGGCCCTGTTGAAAAAGCAGCGGCAGCAGATCGGCGAATACTGGAGCGACTACCAGAAGGAAGTCACCGCCTTCAAGGGCGGCGACAGCGTCGTCGGCACCACCTGGCAGGTCATCGCCAACACCGCTGCCGCGGAAAAGGCCCCCGTCAAGGCGGTCCTCCCCAAGGAGGGGGCCACCGGCTGGTCCGACACCTGGATGGTCTCCGCCAAGGCCGCTCACCCCAACTGCGCCTACAAGTGGCTCAACTGGATCGTCTCCCCGAAGGTGAACGCCCAAGTCGCCGAGTACTTCGGCGAGGCGCCCGCCAACGCCAAGGCGTGCAAGGAGACCGCCGACCCACGTCACTGCGCCGTCTACCACGCCGATGACGAGTCCTACTACCGCCGCGTCCACTTCTGGACCACCCCCGTACCGCAGTGCCTCGACGGCCGCAGGAACGTCAAGTGCACCGACTACGCGGAGTGGACCCGTGCCTGGACGGAGATCAAGGGCTGA
- a CDS encoding ABC transporter permease, giving the protein MSATRHEPRARARGRLAALLAPPLLWLVLAYLGSLAVLLLSAFWTTDPFTSDVVHTWTTDNFRDILTTPVYRTVALRTLGIAVAVTLLDALLALPMAFFMARVAAGRLRRALLVAVLTPLWAGYLVKAYAWRVMLGEHGIVNAVLAPLGLHGPGYGTAAVVLVLAYLWLPYMILPVHAALERLPAHQLEASADLGAGTLRTLRSVVAPAVRPALLAGSVFTFSLSLGDYLTVQIVGGRTQLLGNVIASQVTLDLPLAAALSAVPVALVVCYLAAVRRAGALDSL; this is encoded by the coding sequence GTGTCCGCCACGCGCCATGAGCCCCGCGCCCGCGCCCGCGGCCGGCTCGCCGCGCTCCTCGCCCCGCCCCTCCTGTGGCTGGTCCTCGCCTACCTCGGCTCTCTCGCCGTCCTCCTGCTCTCCGCTTTCTGGACCACCGACCCCTTCACCTCGGATGTCGTCCACACCTGGACCACCGACAACTTCCGCGACATCCTCACCACCCCCGTCTACCGCACGGTCGCCCTGCGCACCCTTGGTATCGCCGTCGCCGTCACGCTCCTCGACGCTCTGCTCGCGTTGCCGATGGCCTTCTTCATGGCGCGGGTGGCGGCCGGCCGGCTGCGCCGCGCCCTGCTGGTGGCCGTGCTGACCCCGCTGTGGGCCGGCTATCTGGTCAAGGCGTACGCCTGGCGGGTGATGCTCGGCGAGCACGGCATCGTCAACGCGGTACTCGCCCCGCTCGGCCTGCACGGCCCCGGATACGGCACGGCCGCCGTCGTGCTCGTGCTCGCCTACCTCTGGCTGCCGTACATGATCCTTCCGGTCCACGCCGCCCTGGAACGGCTGCCCGCGCACCAACTGGAGGCCTCCGCCGACCTCGGTGCGGGCACCCTACGGACCCTGCGCTCCGTCGTCGCACCCGCCGTCCGTCCCGCGCTCCTGGCGGGTTCCGTCTTCACCTTCTCGCTCTCCCTCGGGGACTACCTCACCGTGCAGATCGTCGGCGGCCGCACCCAGCTCCTGGGCAATGTCATCGCCTCCCAGGTCACCCTCGACCTGCCGCTCGCAGCGGCGCTCTCCGCGGTCCCGGTCGCCCTCGTCGTCTGCTACCTCGCCGCCGTCCGCCGGGCCGGCGCGCTCGACTCGCTCTGA